From a single Arachis hypogaea cultivar Tifrunner chromosome 3, arahy.Tifrunner.gnm2.J5K5, whole genome shotgun sequence genomic region:
- the LOC140181522 gene encoding uncharacterized protein isoform X1: protein MFYSETEKVGCEGEVKEGGEVCCSKEDGVVGGATPVSITGDGGSLKCSVVSMEKPFRRFTRSLLKRKLEDDVSGAKVGNDKVNNNAKAVEVGDDVKQEMEDGALVAVSKASTKRCPTSLKELLATGILEGVAVNYAHSVKASKAG, encoded by the exons ATGTTCTATTCTGAAACGGAGAAGGTTGGTTGTGAAGGCGAGGTGAAGGAGGGTGGTGAGGTATGTTGTTCTAAGGAAGATGGTGTTGTTGGTGGGGCAACACCGGTTTCAATTACAGGTGATGGTGGTAGTTTGAAGTGTTCTGTTGTTTCTATGGAGAAGCCATTTAGGAGGTTTACTAGGTCTCTACTAAAGAGAAAGTTGGAAGATGATGTTAGTGGCGCAAAGGTTGGGAATGATAAGGTAAATAACAATGCCAAAGCTGTTGAAGTTGGTGATGATGTCAAGCAGGAAATGGAAGATGGTGCATTGGTTGCTGTGTCCAAGGCTAGTACTAAGAGGTGCCCAACAAGTCTGAAGGAGCTTCTAGCCACAGGGATTCTTGAGGGTGTGGCAGTGAATTATGCTCACAGTGTGAAG GCAAGCAAGGCTGGATAA
- the LOC140173112 gene encoding CASP-like protein 5A2 isoform X2: MSVSHASIHPIDEVPTTEGGGDDQNKNNNNNNNNNNNNNINPPPRVRMKDIQGMPGTSGGLCLRVSQFIFSAAALAIMASTSDFPSVTAFCSICYM, encoded by the exons ATGAGTGTGAGCCATGCTTCGATTCACCCAATTGATGAAGTTCCAACTACTGAAGGCGGCGGCGATGatcaaaacaaaaacaacaacaacaacaacaacaataacaataataacaacattaACCCTCCTCCAAGGGTGAGGATGAAGGATATTCAAGGCATGCCAGGCACATCCGGTGGCCTATGTCTGCGGGTGTCTCAGTTTATTTTCTCTGCGGCTGCGCTTGCCATCATGGCGTCTACTAGTGATTTCCCTTCTGTAACTGCCTTCTG CAGCATCTGCTACATGTGA
- the LOC140173112 gene encoding CASP-like protein 5A2 isoform X1, giving the protein MSVSHASIHPIDEVPTTEGGGDDQNKNNNNNNNNNNNNNINPPPRVRMKDIQGMPGTSGGLCLRVSQFIFSAAALAIMASTSDFPSVTAFCYLVAAASLQCLWSLSLTIINLYALLVRRSLQNNQVVS; this is encoded by the exons ATGAGTGTGAGCCATGCTTCGATTCACCCAATTGATGAAGTTCCAACTACTGAAGGCGGCGGCGATGatcaaaacaaaaacaacaacaacaacaacaacaataacaataataacaacattaACCCTCCTCCAAGGGTGAGGATGAAGGATATTCAAGGCATGCCAGGCACATCCGGTGGCCTATGTCTGCGGGTGTCTCAGTTTATTTTCTCTGCGGCTGCGCTTGCCATCATGGCGTCTACTAGTGATTTCCCTTCTGTAACTGCCTTCTG TTACCTTGTTGCGGCTGCCAGCTTGCAGTGCTTGTGGAGCCTTTCATTGACTATTATCAACCTATACGCCCTTTTAGTAAGGAGGTCTTTGCAGAACAACCAAGTTGTCAGTTAA
- the LOC140183926 gene encoding aspartic proteinase nepenthesin-2-like, with protein MPITRTCDTCSNNRSALVSQLMNQPRLINRPAAATTEVANDVDVIARFIGDGDEHAEVELVVDTGSEILWSLNKSPQGRLTCKKSKSLFCHDPRFRQEYGGGLHTEGFLVRDKILLRTLRGPLLDLGEITFGCNYLAVGDDQTKGIIGLSRGPLSLIQQLGILRFSHCIPQPGKTGALRFGSHAIIDEGSITPFTLVSQRYPFYYIGVRSITVGNTRLNMPNDIFRLKAHGRGGFIVDSGTWFTRLISPVFHLLVEEVRHQMMMLGFTISPGTGSRCYKKPRDEISKLPTVKFRFNPNVIVVLGADQVFRMKPSVICLAFSEETEQDGISIFGAFQMTNYEVGYDIVRGVSFKPKECSL; from the exons ATGCCCATCACAAGAACATGTGATACGTGCTCGAACAATCGTTCGGCATTAGTATCACAATTGATGAACCAGCCAAGACTAATAAATCGCCCAGCAGCTGCTACAACTGAGGTGGCAAATGATGTTGATGTCATTGCAAGATTCATAGGAGATGGTGATGAACATGCAGAGGTGGAACTTGTGGTGGACACCGGAAGTGAGATTCTGTGGAGTCTCAATAAATCCCCTCAAGGGCGCTTAACGTGCAAGAAGTCAAAAAGTCTTTTCTGCCATGACCCACG GTTTAGACAAGAGTATGGAGGAGGCTTACATACGGAAGGCTTTCTTGTCCGCGACAAGATTCTGCTCAGAACACTACGGGGTCCTCTCCTGGATCTAGGAGAAATCACCTTTGGTTGCAACTATCTCGCTGTAGGCGACGATCAGACCAAAGGAATCATTGGGTTGAGTCGAGGTCCCCTCTCCTTGATCCAACAACTAGGCATACTGAGATTCTCACACTGCATTCCTCAGCCAGGGAAGACGGGTGCCTTGAGATTCGGTTCCCACGCGATTATAGATGAGGGCTCAATCACACCTTTTACCTTGGTATCACAACGATACCCATTTTATTACATTGGTGTTAGGAGCATTACTGTTGGAAATACTCGACTAAATATGCCTAACGACATTTTTAGACTGAAAGCTCACGGCAGAGGAGGTTTTATAGTAGACAGCGGCACATGGTTCACACGTTTGATATCACCGGTCTTTCATCTCCTAGTAGAAGAAGTGCGTCATCAGATGATGATGCTGGGCTTTACCATAAGTCCGGGTACAGGATCTCGGTGCTACAAGAAGCCTAGAGATGAAATAAGTAAACTTCCTACTGTCAAATTTCGGTTTAATCCTAATGTCATTGTGGTTCTAGGAGCAGATCAAGTTTTTCGCATGAAGCCGAGTGTGATATGCCTAGCATTCAGTGAGGAAACCGAACAAGATGGCATATCAATCTTTGGGGCTTTCCAGATGACCAACTACGAAGTCGGATACGACATCGTCAGAGGAGTTTCCTTTAAGCCTAAGGAATGCTCACTCTAA
- the LOC112785516 gene encoding uncharacterized protein encodes MEMEMEAIKEDAMNNVNLREREFFLGGEESINGRRWEGIEVRFLRIGFQLKWGINDILKMPKCYIHQMKSSETHPLTFGVPFSLLEKSGEPKNLDSDTGEPPQNIRAWLKFVTACCLIRSKQPAFSVVEAEELIESIICLFLDRQFQGLLVLLNDCIQAIVNYFTDQEWHSSYESIAKFVASRVAQLESLGVGEALKDQGVCRWNYVLRNVQQHVRSFSQFPSSSAMVSITVLKRSQKAKQSEESLREVMYLSCWGPI; translated from the exons ATGGAAATGGAAATGGAGGCAATTAAGGAAGACGCTATGAACAATGTTAATCTCCGAGAAAGAGAATTCTTCTTGGGTGGAGAAGAATCCATTAATGGAAGAAGGTGGGAGGGAATAGAGGTGAG ATTTTTGAGAATAGGCTTTCAGCTAAAGTGGGGAATCAATGACATACTTAAAATGCCAAAG TGTTATATTCATCAAATGAAGAGCTCCGAAACTCATCCTCTGACTTTTGGTGTGCCGTTCTCTCTTctagaaaagag TGGTGAACCCAAAAATTTAG ATTCTGACACTGGAGAACCACCCCAAAATATTCGAGCCTGGCTCAAATTTGTCACTGCTTGTTGTCTAATACG GAGTAAACAACCAGCATTTTCTGTTGTAGAAGCTGAAGAACTCATTGAAAGCATTATATGTCTATTCCTAGATCGCCAGTTTCAAGGTTTATTAGTGCTTTTGAATGATTGCATTCAAGCCATTGTTAATTACTTCACAGACCAGGAATGGCATTCAAGTTATGAGAGCATAGCAAAATTCGTTGCTTCCag AGTAGCTCAGCTAGAAAGCCTTGGAGTTGGGGAGGCTTTGAAGGACCAAGGAGTGTGCAGGTGGAACTATGTTCTCAGAAATGTTCAACAACATGTTAGATCGTTTTCACAGTTTCCTTCTTCCTCTGCTATGGTCTCCATTACAGTACTCAAGAGGTCCCAAAAAGCTAAGCAGTCAGAGGAATCATTAAGAGAAGTCATGTACTTATCTTGTTGGGGTCCTATCTAA
- the LOC140173112 gene encoding CASP-like protein 5A2 isoform X3: MSVSHASIHPIDEVPTTEGGGDDQNKNNNNNNNNNNNNNINPPPRVRMKDIQGMPGTSGGLCLRVSQFIFSAAALAIMASTSDFPSVTAFCICYM, from the exons ATGAGTGTGAGCCATGCTTCGATTCACCCAATTGATGAAGTTCCAACTACTGAAGGCGGCGGCGATGatcaaaacaaaaacaacaacaacaacaacaacaataacaataataacaacattaACCCTCCTCCAAGGGTGAGGATGAAGGATATTCAAGGCATGCCAGGCACATCCGGTGGCCTATGTCTGCGGGTGTCTCAGTTTATTTTCTCTGCGGCTGCGCTTGCCATCATGGCGTCTACTAGTGATTTCCCTTCTGTAACTGCCTTCTG CATCTGCTACATGTGA
- the LOC140181522 gene encoding increased DNA methylation 1-like isoform X2, whose amino-acid sequence MKHSTSRDKSDGKVTTKDLRLHKLIFEADVLPDGTEVAYYVHGKRLLDGYKRCFGIVCSCCDKELLLLIYLHMYTSNGVSLHELSINYLKERKFSSSDNDDLCSICSDGGDLLCCDGCPRAFHIDGNGGV is encoded by the exons ATGAAGCACAGCACATCTCGTGATAAGAGTGATGGAAAAGTAACTACGAA GGATCTACGCCTGCATAAGTTGATCTTTGAAGCAGATGTGTTGCCAGATGGAACAGAAGTAGCATACTATGTTCACGGAAAG CGACTATTGGATGGTTACAAGCGGTGTTTTGGAATAGTTTGTAGCTGCTGTGACAAAGAGTTACTTCTTCTTAT TTACCTCCACATGTACACATCTAATGGAGTCTCACTCCATGAGCTGTCCATCAATTATTTAAAAGAACGGAAGTTTTCCTCCAGTGATAATGATGACCTCTGCAGTATATGTTCTGATGGAGGGGATCTTTTGTGTTGCGATGGATGCCCGAGAGCATTTCACATTG ATGGCAACGGTGGAGTCTGA